One genomic window of Arachis hypogaea cultivar Tifrunner chromosome 8, arahy.Tifrunner.gnm2.J5K5, whole genome shotgun sequence includes the following:
- the LOC112705556 gene encoding glucose-1-phosphate adenylyltransferase large subunit 1 isoform X2: MDSTCAALSATNLVQLSNKVGRNRATLFWGESKIAPQIRTTTTLLSVQSSKPATAHAVLTSDVNQESTEEHNFETLEADPKGVASIILGGGAGTRLFPLTGRRAKPAVPIGGCYRLIDIPMSNCINSGIKKIFILTQFNSFSLNRHLSRLYSFGNGLSFGDGFVEVLAATQTPGETGKKWFQGTADAVRQFIWVFEDAKNKNIENILILSGDHLYRMDYMDFVQKHIDTNADITVSCVPMDDSRASDYGLMKIDKTGRIVQFAEKPKGSDLKEMKVDTTVLGLSAEEAKKHPYIASMGVYVFRTETLLKLLRWSCSSCNDFGSEIIPSAVKDHNVQAYLFNDYWEDIGTIKSFFDANLALTEQPPKFEFYDPKTPFFTSPRFLPPTKVEKCKIVDAIISHGCFLRECSVQHSIVGVRSRLESGVELKDTMMMGADYYQTESEIASFLAEGKVPIGVGENTKIRNCIIDKNAKIGRNVIIANGDGVEEADRPNEGFYIRSGITVVLKNATIKDGTVI; encoded by the exons ATGGATTCAACTTGTGCAGCACTGAGTGCCACCAATCTAGTTCAACTTAGTAACAAAGTTGGAAGAAACAGAGCAACTCTGTTCTGGGGTGAATCTAAAATAGCACCTCaaataagaacaacaacaacgTTGTTGAGTGTTCAATCATCCAAGCCTGCAACTGCACACGCTGTTCTCACATCAGATGTGAATCAAGAGTCCACG GAGGAACATAATTTTGAAACCCTTGAAGCAGACCCAAAAGGTGTAGCTTCTATCATTTTGGGTGGAGGTGCTGGAACTCGCCTCTTTCCTCTTACTGGCAGAAGAGCCAAACCTGCG GTTCCAATAGGAGGGTGTTATAGACTCATTGATATCCCTATGAGCAATTGCATCAATAGTGGCATCAAGAAAATATTCATTTTAACTCAGTTCAACTCTTTCTCCCTCAATCGTCACTTGTCTCGCTTATACAGCTTTGGAAATGGCCTCAGTTTTGGGGATGGTTTTGTGGAG GTCTTGGCTGCAACTCAAACACCTGGAGAAACAGGGAAGAAATGGTTCCAAGGGACAGCTGATGCCGTGAGGCAATTTATATGGGTCTTTGAG GATGCCAAGAACAAGAATATTGAGAATATATTGATACTTTCTGGTGATCATCTTTACCGAATGGACTATATGGACTTTGTTCAG AAACATATCGACACAAATGCTGATATCACAGTTTCGTGTGTGCCCATGGATGATAG CCGCGCATCAGACTATGGGCTGATGAAAATTGATAAAACAGGACGGATTGTACAGTTTGCAGAAAAGCCAAAGGGATCTGATCTGAAGGAAATG AAAGTTGACACCACTGTCCTCGGGTTATCTGCAGAAGAAGCAAAGAAACATCCTTACATTGCATCAATGGGTGTCTATGTCTTTAGAACTGAAACCCTCCTGAAACTACTAAGATGGAGCTGTTCTTCGTGCAATGACTTTGGATCTGAAATAATCCCATCTGCTGTGAAAGATCACAATGTCCAG GCATATTTGtttaatgattactgggaagaTATTGGAACTATAAAGTCCTTCTTCGACGCAAATTTGGCCCTTACAGAGCAG CCTCCAAAATTTGAATTCTATGATCCAAAGACTCCTTTCTTCACTTCCCCAAGGTTCCTACCACCCACTAAAGTAGAAAAATGCAAG ATCGTGGATGCAATTATTTCTCATGGGTGCTTCTTGAGGGAGTGCAGCGTTCAACATTCAATTGTTGGGGTGCGCTCACGTCTAGAGTCCGGTGTGGAGCTTAAG GATACCATGATGATGGGTGCTGATTATTATCAAACTGAGTCTGAAATTGCATCCTTTCTAGCAGAAGGAAAGGTTCCAATTGGTGTGGGAGAGAATACCAAAATCAG GAATTGTATCATTGACAAGAATGCCAAGATAGGAAGAAATGTGATTATTGCAAATGGTGAT GGTGTGGAAGAAGCAGACAGGCCTAATGAAGGATTCTACATTAGGTCTGGCATCACAGTTGTTCTAAAAAATgcaacaatcaaagatggaacagTAATATGA
- the LOC112705556 gene encoding glucose-1-phosphate adenylyltransferase large subunit 1 isoform X1, producing the protein MDSTCAALSATNLVQLSNKVGRNRATLFWGESKIAPQIRTTTTLLSVQSSKPATAHAVLTSDVNQESTAFQEEHNFETLEADPKGVASIILGGGAGTRLFPLTGRRAKPAVPIGGCYRLIDIPMSNCINSGIKKIFILTQFNSFSLNRHLSRLYSFGNGLSFGDGFVEVLAATQTPGETGKKWFQGTADAVRQFIWVFEDAKNKNIENILILSGDHLYRMDYMDFVQKHIDTNADITVSCVPMDDSRASDYGLMKIDKTGRIVQFAEKPKGSDLKEMKVDTTVLGLSAEEAKKHPYIASMGVYVFRTETLLKLLRWSCSSCNDFGSEIIPSAVKDHNVQAYLFNDYWEDIGTIKSFFDANLALTEQPPKFEFYDPKTPFFTSPRFLPPTKVEKCKIVDAIISHGCFLRECSVQHSIVGVRSRLESGVELKDTMMMGADYYQTESEIASFLAEGKVPIGVGENTKIRNCIIDKNAKIGRNVIIANGDGVEEADRPNEGFYIRSGITVVLKNATIKDGTVI; encoded by the exons ATGGATTCAACTTGTGCAGCACTGAGTGCCACCAATCTAGTTCAACTTAGTAACAAAGTTGGAAGAAACAGAGCAACTCTGTTCTGGGGTGAATCTAAAATAGCACCTCaaataagaacaacaacaacgTTGTTGAGTGTTCAATCATCCAAGCCTGCAACTGCACACGCTGTTCTCACATCAGATGTGAATCAAGAGTCCACG GCATTCCAGGAGGAACATAATTTTGAAACCCTTGAAGCAGACCCAAAAGGTGTAGCTTCTATCATTTTGGGTGGAGGTGCTGGAACTCGCCTCTTTCCTCTTACTGGCAGAAGAGCCAAACCTGCG GTTCCAATAGGAGGGTGTTATAGACTCATTGATATCCCTATGAGCAATTGCATCAATAGTGGCATCAAGAAAATATTCATTTTAACTCAGTTCAACTCTTTCTCCCTCAATCGTCACTTGTCTCGCTTATACAGCTTTGGAAATGGCCTCAGTTTTGGGGATGGTTTTGTGGAG GTCTTGGCTGCAACTCAAACACCTGGAGAAACAGGGAAGAAATGGTTCCAAGGGACAGCTGATGCCGTGAGGCAATTTATATGGGTCTTTGAG GATGCCAAGAACAAGAATATTGAGAATATATTGATACTTTCTGGTGATCATCTTTACCGAATGGACTATATGGACTTTGTTCAG AAACATATCGACACAAATGCTGATATCACAGTTTCGTGTGTGCCCATGGATGATAG CCGCGCATCAGACTATGGGCTGATGAAAATTGATAAAACAGGACGGATTGTACAGTTTGCAGAAAAGCCAAAGGGATCTGATCTGAAGGAAATG AAAGTTGACACCACTGTCCTCGGGTTATCTGCAGAAGAAGCAAAGAAACATCCTTACATTGCATCAATGGGTGTCTATGTCTTTAGAACTGAAACCCTCCTGAAACTACTAAGATGGAGCTGTTCTTCGTGCAATGACTTTGGATCTGAAATAATCCCATCTGCTGTGAAAGATCACAATGTCCAG GCATATTTGtttaatgattactgggaagaTATTGGAACTATAAAGTCCTTCTTCGACGCAAATTTGGCCCTTACAGAGCAG CCTCCAAAATTTGAATTCTATGATCCAAAGACTCCTTTCTTCACTTCCCCAAGGTTCCTACCACCCACTAAAGTAGAAAAATGCAAG ATCGTGGATGCAATTATTTCTCATGGGTGCTTCTTGAGGGAGTGCAGCGTTCAACATTCAATTGTTGGGGTGCGCTCACGTCTAGAGTCCGGTGTGGAGCTTAAG GATACCATGATGATGGGTGCTGATTATTATCAAACTGAGTCTGAAATTGCATCCTTTCTAGCAGAAGGAAAGGTTCCAATTGGTGTGGGAGAGAATACCAAAATCAG GAATTGTATCATTGACAAGAATGCCAAGATAGGAAGAAATGTGATTATTGCAAATGGTGAT GGTGTGGAAGAAGCAGACAGGCCTAATGAAGGATTCTACATTAGGTCTGGCATCACAGTTGTTCTAAAAAATgcaacaatcaaagatggaacagTAATATGA